A single Ptiloglossa arizonensis isolate GNS036 chromosome 2, iyPtiAriz1_principal, whole genome shotgun sequence DNA region contains:
- the Tspo gene encoding translocator protein: MPCVKISWPVVIGVIHPNIGGWASGYITRKNIKPWYESLKKPTWVPPNWIFAPVWTTLYCTMGYSSYLVWRDSGGFREAAIPLSIYGTNLILNWSWTPLFFGLHNLKWALYEIAVLWGSTAAMGIAFYNVNPIAGYLTIPYLAWNSLATALNYVLYRDNKPNTQTVTYEKKE, translated from the exons ATGCCTTGTGTAAAAATATCTTGGCCAGTTGTAATAGGTGTTATCCATCCAAATATTGGAGGTTGGGCCAGTGGATATATTaccagaaaaaatattaaaccttGGTATGAG TCTTTAAAAAAACCTACTTGGGTACCACCAAATTGGATATTTGCTCCAGTATGGACAACTCTTTATTGTACAATGGGGTACTCTTCATATTTAGTATGGAGAGATAGTGGTGGTTTTAGAGAGGCTGCAATACCACTTTCTATATATGGAACTAATTTAATACTAAATTGGTCATGGACACCATTGTTCTTTGGATTACACAACCTGAAATGG GCTCTGTATGAAATCGCAGTATTATGGGGAAGCACTGCAGCAATGGGTATTGCATTTTACAATGTAAATCCAATTGCTGGCTATTTGACCATTCCATATTTAGCATGGAATTCTCTTGCTACAGCATTGAACTATGTACTTTACAGAGATAATAAACCAAACACACAAACTGTTACATATGAAAAGAAGGAATAG
- the Sad gene encoding cytochrome P450 family protein sad isoform X2 encodes MNVARNVLKTAKSNSHLNGVTLLNSHVPGCGYAGASRTPRIDDLPDISKATDGATRSMIEIAEKSRDRSYVTAATATGGSILLEAPKPRGLPIFGTLFSFLLSGGTKRQHEYVDRRHRELGPVYRECIGPISAVFVNSPHEFRRIFRLEGSAPKHFLPEAWTLYNEIRKCRRGLFFMDGEEWIHFRKILNKVMLVPDAMNLMTEPCQEVANSLRQNWQKQIETDTIIPDLQIQLYQWSIEAMMATLMGSSWHSSKQQLSRDFEKLAKTLHKIFEHSAKLAIMPAKVAMNLRLPVWAKFVACADTAFEIVRILVPEMIQLGGNGLLRKMMDEGIREEDAICIVVDFILAAGDTTATTMQWILLLLCNHPERQEELFEHLKKLPPKELLGNSFLKCIIKETLRLYPIAPFISRYLPEDSVIGVASIINLFERS; translated from the exons ATGAACGTCGCGCGTAACGTTTTGAAAACCGCCAAATCGAACAGCCACCTCAATGGCGTCACGTTGTTGAACAGCCATGTGCCGGGTTGCGGTTATGCAGGCGCGTCGAGAACACCGAGAATCGATGATCTGCCCGATATCTCGAAGGCCACAGATGGCGCGACACGATCGATGATAGAAATCGCCGAAAAATCGCGCGATAGAAGTTACGTTACCGCCGCGACGGCGACGGGCGGAAGTATACTGCTGGAAGCGCCGAAACCGCGCGGGCTTCCAATATTTGGGACACTTTtctcgtttctgctttccggtGGCACGAAACGACAGCACGAATACGTAGACAGAAGGCACAGGGAACTCGGCCCGGTTTACAGGGAATGCATAGGACCGATTTCGGCAGTGTTCGTCAACTCGCCGCACGAATTTCGCAGAATCTTCCGACTGGAGGGATCGGCACCGAAACACTTTTTACCGGAAGCTTGGACACTTTACAACGAGATACGAAAATGCCGGCGCGGTCTATTCTTTAT GGACGGAGAGGAATGGATACACTTTCGTAAAATATTGAACAAAGTGATGTTAGTACCGGATGCGATGAATTTAATGACCGAACCGTGTCAAGAAGTGGCCAACAGTCTTAGACAAAATTGGCAGAAACAAATCGAGACGGACACCATTATACCAGACTTACAGATTCAACTTTATCAATGGTCTATcgagg cAATGATGGCCACTTTAATGGGTTCCTCTTGGCATTCTTCTAAGCAACAATTATCGCGTGACTTCGAGAAATTGGCGAAAACGTTACACAAAATATTTGAGCATTCGGCTAAATTAGCTATAATGCCAGCTAAAGTAGCGATGAATTTACGATTACCAGTTTGGGCGAAATTCGTTGCATGCGCCGATACAgctttcgaaatcgttcgaattctGGTACCGGAAATGATTCAATTAGGTGGTAATGGTTTGTTGAGAAAAATGATGGACGAGGGGATTCGAGAGGAGGATGCAATTTGTATCGTCGTCGATTTCATTTTAGCAGCTGGCGATACG ACAGCAACCACTATGCAATGGATATTGTTGTTATTGTGCAATCACCCTGAAAGGCAAGAAGAATTGTTTGAACACCTAAAGAAACTTCCGCCGAAAGAACTGTTGGGTAATTCTTTCTTGAAATGCATAATCAAAGAGACACTAAGATTATATCCTAtcgctccatttatttcacgatACTTACCGGAAGACAGCGTGATCG GAGTTGCTAGTATTATCAATTTATTCGAGCGGTCGTGA
- the Sad gene encoding cytochrome P450 family protein sad isoform X1, translated as MNVARNVLKTAKSNSHLNGVTLLNSHVPGCGYAGASRTPRIDDLPDISKATDGATRSMIEIAEKSRDRSYVTAATATGGSILLEAPKPRGLPIFGTLFSFLLSGGTKRQHEYVDRRHRELGPVYRECIGPISAVFVNSPHEFRRIFRLEGSAPKHFLPEAWTLYNEIRKCRRGLFFMDGEEWIHFRKILNKVMLVPDAMNLMTEPCQEVANSLRQNWQKQIETDTIIPDLQIQLYQWSIEAMMATLMGSSWHSSKQQLSRDFEKLAKTLHKIFEHSAKLAIMPAKVAMNLRLPVWAKFVACADTAFEIVRILVPEMIQLGGNGLLRKMMDEGIREEDAICIVVDFILAAGDTTATTMQWILLLLCNHPERQEELFEHLKKLPPKELLGNSFLKCIIKETLRLYPIAPFISRYLPEDSVIGNYFVPKGELLVLSIYSSGRDTANFSQPNEFLPERWIRTEKGTYQGVLNPHASLPFALGARSCIGRKLAEIQISLALAEMIKSFKIECVNRDRVKMILHLISVPSESMKLKLTRRK; from the exons ATGAACGTCGCGCGTAACGTTTTGAAAACCGCCAAATCGAACAGCCACCTCAATGGCGTCACGTTGTTGAACAGCCATGTGCCGGGTTGCGGTTATGCAGGCGCGTCGAGAACACCGAGAATCGATGATCTGCCCGATATCTCGAAGGCCACAGATGGCGCGACACGATCGATGATAGAAATCGCCGAAAAATCGCGCGATAGAAGTTACGTTACCGCCGCGACGGCGACGGGCGGAAGTATACTGCTGGAAGCGCCGAAACCGCGCGGGCTTCCAATATTTGGGACACTTTtctcgtttctgctttccggtGGCACGAAACGACAGCACGAATACGTAGACAGAAGGCACAGGGAACTCGGCCCGGTTTACAGGGAATGCATAGGACCGATTTCGGCAGTGTTCGTCAACTCGCCGCACGAATTTCGCAGAATCTTCCGACTGGAGGGATCGGCACCGAAACACTTTTTACCGGAAGCTTGGACACTTTACAACGAGATACGAAAATGCCGGCGCGGTCTATTCTTTAT GGACGGAGAGGAATGGATACACTTTCGTAAAATATTGAACAAAGTGATGTTAGTACCGGATGCGATGAATTTAATGACCGAACCGTGTCAAGAAGTGGCCAACAGTCTTAGACAAAATTGGCAGAAACAAATCGAGACGGACACCATTATACCAGACTTACAGATTCAACTTTATCAATGGTCTATcgagg cAATGATGGCCACTTTAATGGGTTCCTCTTGGCATTCTTCTAAGCAACAATTATCGCGTGACTTCGAGAAATTGGCGAAAACGTTACACAAAATATTTGAGCATTCGGCTAAATTAGCTATAATGCCAGCTAAAGTAGCGATGAATTTACGATTACCAGTTTGGGCGAAATTCGTTGCATGCGCCGATACAgctttcgaaatcgttcgaattctGGTACCGGAAATGATTCAATTAGGTGGTAATGGTTTGTTGAGAAAAATGATGGACGAGGGGATTCGAGAGGAGGATGCAATTTGTATCGTCGTCGATTTCATTTTAGCAGCTGGCGATACG ACAGCAACCACTATGCAATGGATATTGTTGTTATTGTGCAATCACCCTGAAAGGCAAGAAGAATTGTTTGAACACCTAAAGAAACTTCCGCCGAAAGAACTGTTGGGTAATTCTTTCTTGAAATGCATAATCAAAGAGACACTAAGATTATATCCTAtcgctccatttatttcacgatACTTACCGGAAGACAGCGTGATCGGTAATTACTTTGTGCCAAAAGGG GAGTTGCTAGTATTATCAATTTATTCGAGCGGTCGTGATACTGCGAATTTTTCACAACCAAATGAGTTCCTACCGGAAAGATGGATTAGAACGGAAAAAGGCACTTACCAAGGTGTATTGAACCCACACGCGAGTCTGCCGTTCGCTTTAGGTGCAAGAAGCTGCATTGGGCGAAAACTCGCAGAAATACAAATATCACTCGCCTTGGCAGAG ATGATCAAGTCTTTCAAGATAGAATGTGTAAACAGGGATCGCGTGAAAATGATTTTACACTTGATTTCCGTCCCGTCGGAGTCGATGAAGTTAAAATTAACGCGAAGAAAATGA
- the Rnb gene encoding BTB/POZ domain-containing protein Rnb, with the protein MSTIDEKQECPIHQELLKYLKSESKGGISSCLVRIKNEPKCYKQFAKDGGLGILVNLLRFHNLKILNMTLSILANACMTSDARQKVRGSKIASHVVCIIKHIKLGNTLHCRACRLIGNLSECDWHAKSLYQAGAIQALVDLLQLDTNMQTYLMGIRAIRNIWSMHEGSREEIIESEIIFRITGLLVMAKEKLGTDSKYVELVETCLKALCAFLITLNPRVGEQIRGEKDLQGYKCIIQCFDKNNNKTAIKCLYNLCQIAECRPILGNSGAIESLIARIKDHSGLSKEILASLCLFCREAVNRARIRMGSGLKLILSLLQDPEHEKYHPMLLHALAQFVYDDPSIVIMVRHGLLDVLVTRLRKMVTEAITNEETNVSKKRGNDSPPNKQTELKYNRTNLGRFSSDYYRDDWSPGSATSVSSSPPSTPPLPFYDSIENDENAEDNYSPVCSDTEFMDNEDEPQEEVESLTSCKSVTIEIEEPQNSEKCSKSNVCEYASVWTLVLLSRLSHSNDPIERLADHTTIEALSNYIKHTKNPKASRILTRIIRNGAYLMPLLKQGFVFEAQTLYGSEQYTRQLCALAETGGAIGELTSILLRGEEAHKLVIAISIPFLIKSRYILKSLLNTYGGLSLIFCVLTDQRHNLYENAIWSICRLAHTLQIQPEIIDKCQTADTTSTDFPRVYDSHPKPATVTFELDDGTTVDACRHTLCKKSDAFSAMLEGNFSESGKKRVKLRNTSKEGFNTLLLAANGATFENRTIESLLDAVLLADKFLMPDISDILTESSVSKLNYTNFSRAWNWARTNSCHELKCCCVKSFLTATMTTSERIQAFRDFSTSESFHEFLNEVKEIINNVLCQR; encoded by the exons atGTCAACTATAGACGAGAAACAAGAGTGCCCgatacatcaggaattattgaaatatttaaaatcagaATCCAAAGGTGGGATTTCATCATGTTTGGTACGGATCAAAAACGAACCGAAGTGCTATAAGCAATTCGCGAAAGATGGAGGATTGGGCATCTTAGTAAATTTACTCCGTTTtcataatttgaaaatattgaacatGACTTTGAGTATTTTAGCAAATGCATGTAtgacttcagatgcaagacaaaAG GTCAGAGGTTCTAAAATAGCAAGTCATGTAGTTTGTATAATAAAACATATCAAGTTAGGAAATACTCTACACTGCCGTGCTTGTAGACTGATCGGAAACTTATCGGAATGTGACTGGCATGCTAAATCGTTATATCAAGCTGGTGCAATTCAAGCTTTAGTTGATCTTTTACAACTAGACACAAATATGCAAACCTATTTAATGGGTATTAGAGCTATAAG aaatatttggaGTATGCATGAAGGTAGTAGAGAAGAAATTATAGAATCTGAAATTATATTTAGAATTACAGGTTTGCTAGTAATGGCAAAAGAAAAATTAGGAACAGATTCAAAATATGTAGAATTAGTAGAAACCTGTTTAAAAGCTCTATGTGCTTTTTTAATCACACTCAATCCTCGGGTTGGAGAACAAATACGAGGAGAAAAAGATTTGCAAGGCTATAAATGCATTATACAatgttttgataaaaataataataagacaGCCATTAAATGTCTGTACAATCTTTGTCAAATAGCTGAATGTCGTCCTATTTTGGGAAATTCTGGTGCTATTGAAAGTCTTATTGCTCGTATTAAAGATCATTCAGGATTGTCTAAAGAAATATTAGCCAGCTTATGTCTATTCTGTCGAGAAGCTGTTAATCGTGCAAGGATTAGAATGGGATCtggtttaaaattaatattatcctTATTACAAGATCCTGAACATGAAAAGTATCATCCTATGTTATTACATGCCCTTGCACAATTTGTGTATGATGATCCAAGTATTGTAATAATGGTGCGACATGGTTTGCTTGATGTTTTAGTAACCAGGTTAAGGAAAATGGTAACCGAAGCAATAACAAATGAAGAGACTAATGTCTCCAAAAAGAGAGGGAATGATTCCCCTCCAAATAAACAAACAGAGTTAAAATACAATAGGACTAATTTAGGACG ATTTAGTTCAGATTATTATCGGGATGATTGGAGTCCAGGCAGTGCTACTAGCGTATCCTCGTCACCTCCTAGTACACCGCCATTACCTTTTTATGATTCTATAGAAAATGATGAAAATGCAGAAGACAATTACAGTCCAGTTTGTAGCGATACTGAATTTATGGACAACGAAGATG AACCTCAAGAAGAGGTGGAATCGTTAACAAGTTGTAAATCAGTAACTATCGAAATAGAAGAACCCCAGAATTCGGAAAAATGTAGTAAATCAAATGTTTGTGAATATGCAAGTGTCTGGACACTAGTATTGCTAAGTCGACTGAGTCATTCTAATGACCCAATCGAAAGATTGGCTGATCATACAACCATTGAagctttatcaaattatattaaACATACCAAAAATCCGAAAGCATCTAGAATTTTAACTAGAATTATAAG AAACGGAGCGTATTTAATGCCGTTACTAAAACAAGGTTTTGTTTTTGAAGCTCAAACATTGTACGGTTCAGAACAATACACAAGACAATTGTGTGCACTAGCAGAAACCGGTGGAGCAATAGGAGAACTTACATCTATACTACTTCGTGGAGAAGAAGCTCATAAATTAGTCATCGCAATTTCGATACCATTCCTAATTAAATCTCGGTACATTCTAAAATCTCTGTTGAACACATACGGTGGcctatcattaatattttgtgtGCTCACCGATCAGCGACATAATCTTTACGAGAATGCTATTTGGTCGATTTGTCGACTGGCACACACGCTACAAATTCAGCCCGAAATTATAGATAAGTGTCAAACTGCAGACACTACTTCGACTGATTTTCCAAGAGTGTACGATAGTCATCCAAAACCAGCAACGGTCACATTCGAATTAGACGACGGCACGACTGTCGATGCTTGCAGGCACACGCTATGCAAAAAATCTGATGCTTTTTCCGCTATGCTCGAAGGAAACTTTTCAGAATCAGGCAAGAAACGTGTCAAACTACGAAACACGTCAAAAGAAGGTTTTAATACATTACTGTTAGCTGCGAACGGCGCGACTTTCGAAAACAGAACTATCGAATCTTTACTAGATGCTGTATTATTAGCTGACAAATTTCTTATGCCCGATATATCGGACATCCTGACAGAAAGTTCGGTTTCTAAACTGAACTATACAAATTTCAGCAGAGCCTGGAACTGGGCGAGAACTAATTCTTGCCACGAACTTAAATGCTGCTGTGTAAAGAGCTTTCTTACAGCTACGATGACAACGTCTGAAAGAATCCAAGCATTTCGAGACTTTTCTACCAGCGAAAGTTTCcacgaatttttaaacgaagtaaaagaaattattaacaacgttTTGTGCCAACGTTAA
- the LOC143143054 gene encoding transmembrane protein 120 homolog, which yields MDIDVDSCLKDWNDLAKDYKELEALNREYLAKLEEVSELQAKCLKGISHQRYRMGVISKSLKQLHASEARQSLDKDMTRRKQQLHEIEQTLPKRNGTYLQIILGSVNVSILNKSDKFKYKDEYEKFKLVLSVIGFILSVLNLVTNVRTLELSFMFLLVWYYCTLTIRESILKVNGSKIKGWWRFHHFLSTVVSGVLLVWPNTGPWYAFRQQFMWFNVYISVVQYLQFCYQRGVLYRLKALGERHNMDITIEGFHSWMWRGLSFLLPFLFVGYIFQLYNAYVLYTLISHPEATWHVPVLSGMFLVLFLGNTITAIMVIPQKLRQRVRDHLPGVFTSKSDRKGELNGEKDVKDKKCE from the exons ATGGACATCGATGTCGATTCCTGTTTAAAAGACTGGAACGACTTAGCAAAAGATTACAAGGAATTAGAA GCATTGAATAGAGAGTACCTTGCAAAATTGGAGGAAGTAAGTGAACTTCAAGCAAAATGTTTAAAAGGTATTTCTCATCAAAGGTACAGAATGGGCGTAATATCAAAATCACTCAAACA ATTACACGCAAGCGAAGCAAGACAAAGTTTAGATAAAGATATGACTAGAAGAAAACAGCAATTACATGAAATAGAACAGACTTTGCCAAAACGAAATGGTACCTACCTTCAAATTATTTTAGGCAGTGTTAATGTTTCCATATTAAACAAAAGTGATAA ATTCAAGTACAAAGATGAATATGAAAAGTTTAAGTTAGTCCTTTCCGTAATTGGCTTTATTTTATCTGTATTAAATCTAGTAACTAATGTCAG AACTTTGGAACTTAGTTTTATGTTCCTTTTAGTCTGGTATTATTGTACACTGACAATAAGAGAGAGTATATTAAAGGTAAATGGTTCAAAAATCAAAGGTTGGTGGAGATTTCATCATTTCCTTTCAACTGTCGTATCTGGTGTTTTATTAGTATGGCCTAACACAGGGCCATGGTATGCATTTCGACAGCAATTCATGTGGTTCAACGTGTATATTA gtGTAGTGCAGTATCTACAATTCTGTTATCAGCGTGGTGTTTTATACCGCTTAAAAGCACTGGGCGAGAGACATAATATGGATATTACTATTGAAGGTTTTCATTCATGGATGTGGCGTGGACTATCATTTTTGTTACCATTCCTTTTTGTTGGATACATATTTCAATTATATAATGCATATGTATTGTACACATTAATATCTCATCCAGAAGCTACATGGCATGTTCCTGTTCTCAGTGGCATGTTCCTAGTACTTTTCTTGGGTAATACAATAACAGCAATTATGGTAATTCCACAAAAATTGAGACAACGTGTAAGAGATCATCTCCCAGGAGTATTTACCTCTAAATCTGACCGTAAAGGAGAGCTAAATGGTGAGAAGGATGTCAAAGATAAAAAATGTGAGTGA